From the Musa acuminata AAA Group cultivar baxijiao chromosome BXJ3-7, Cavendish_Baxijiao_AAA, whole genome shotgun sequence genome, one window contains:
- the LOC135643076 gene encoding paired amphipathic helix protein Sin3-like 5 isoform X2, translating to MEGSGDDPDHSVERRKRKRKPTGSPADDLSKQHRGAAMTSPSADRRKVSCDDALEFLVALKEGLDPDKYEEFLDTVVDMKEQSSAVHDTVERLKELLRISGLPESALAFDVFVPKGWDAPAPSVSEKKPDYRDALAHVRRVRSRFSNNEAKYTSFLDIFRMHLTDRKPMDQVHEEVMALFQGHDDLLEEYSFFFNHGSERKRYGIVSSSRPFSPQDEERPTNSNDAPAGEKEGRLSLYADCHLSNLEHSKSQKYVERHSVVGKDQRGSSKMCMVQKETHKNLNNLLPVQKPSQRFDHCVAEPPHKGHRARLVDEEEIPMDMDHEGDGLQEKLSESDRIRDTKRLFGGSSVLKDKDPCKNNLFGDDDECDHGKGYLKPDTSKCHRSAPGYVILPDHCHILPPSYMSEIGSAVLNDSLVCMTSGSENNSFKIMHWNKYEECLIRCDDDRFELDMLLKLVTVTAKRVEMLLKVKGDKVERESDIPIENYFTSQDLRCIELLYDEYGLDFIDAVRENVSSALPVILNRLKQKEEEILEKLSDFSEVWTEAQATNHLRSLDHRSFYFKQQDPKTLSSKALLAECKQVNEMDDNMLLDRIAGGHFIPVVFEYTDAEIHDVLYKIIELSCHANCTLEGELDKVMNIWTTFFEPMFGVFWQLQDTESNKENKKHDYRSTLSSSGQCSGGSDAEVAYESLISGHTSNLSVICTQIAKEQHENFEGGQNQESVVDRTCGDPIRFNDKVHQYNEVSAICNNEDEKEEGELSPEVYFEENIVVDSEGIVMDKLVDNGTEGRQFQLGPGALTVDFVVDAEAQVNGDAENEGIESASGPFNDSPNAHEAVVDASHGQCDDNDVQESSHDNEEEDEIDHDAKGGSVQVDKMSDDADNFQGEGTNLPFSACQLKTSKPLTEHAPRLLHNEDRQTRIFYGSTSFYLLLKIHQILYKRILSAKTNSLAAEIRSSNQDNANHHNQYARFKDALYSYLGGLTDKSNFEDDCLAFVGPQSYILSTLDILVHKLVKQLKAVAISETNNKFLQLYAYEKQRGPGRFDDLVYLQNARVINNADLFRFECSFNPTRISIQLLEHPNDETEANVVPSNPDFAAYFYSGFLQNISDEKGTYKGFLRRNIRNFHKYHKCNCDGHCATCEPMERIQVTNGLQCRILNSFKILYVMGTEDLLFRKEKRNRFAYEPKRFDL from the exons ATGGAAGGGAGTGGGGACGATCCCGATCATTCCGTCGAGCGGCGGAAGCGGAAGCGGAAGCCGACGGGATCCCCTGCGGACGATTT ATCGAAGCAACACCGCGGTGCCGCTATGACAAGCCCCAGCGCTGATCGCCGGAAAGTGAGTTGCGACGATGCCCTAGAGTTTTTGGTGGCGTTGAAGGAAGGTCTTGATCCTGACAAGTACGAGGAGTTTCTTGATACCGTGGTGGATATGAAAGAACAAAG TTCCGCTGTACATGATACCGTGGAAAGACTGAAGGAGTTACTCAGGATTTCAGGGCTCCCTGAGTCGGCCCTTGCCTTCGACGTCTTTGTGCCCAAGGGTTGGGATGCACCTGCCCCTTCCGTTTCTGAAAAGAAGCCCGATTACCGAGATGCCCTAGCTCATGTTCGCAGAGTACGG AGTCGTTTCTCAAACAATGAGGCGAAGTATACGTCGTTCTTGGATATTTTCAGAATGCATCTAACAGATCGCAAGCCCATGGACCAAGTACACGAAGAG GTAATGGCGCTTTTTCAAGGCCATGATGACTTGCTTGAAGAGTATAGTTTCTTTTTTAATCATGGTTCAGAAAGAAAGCGTTATGGTATTGTGTCGTCTAGCAGGCCTTTCAGTCCCCAGGATGAAGAAAGGCCAACAAATTCTAATGATGCTCCTGCCGGAGAg AAGGAAGGCCGTCTCAGTTTGTATGCTGATTGTCACTTGAGCAACTTAGAGCACAGCAAGAGTCAAAAATACGTTGAGAGACATTCTGTGGTGGGTAAGGACCAAAGAGGCTCAAGCAAGATGTGCATGGTGCAAAAGGAGACTCATAAGAACTTGAACAATTTACTGCCAGTGCAAAAGCCTTCTCAAAGGTTTGATCACTGTGTGGCTGAGCCACCGCATAAAG GCCATCGAGCTAGACTAGTTGATGAAGAAGAGATACCAATGGACATGGATCATGAAGGAGATGGTTTGCAGGAAAAATTGTCTGAGAGTGATAGGATTAGAGATACAAAAAGGCTCTTTGGAGGTAGTTCTGTTTTAAAAGACAAAGATCCTTGTAAAAACAATCTGTTTGGAGATGATGATGAATGTGATCATGGAAAAGGATATTTAAAGCCTGATACCTCAAAATGTCACCGTTCTGCTCCTGGTTATGTCATTCTCCCCGATCAT TGTCATATACTGCCGCCAAGCTACATGAGTGAAATTGGTTCGGCTGTCTTGAATGACTCTCTGGTATGCATGACATCAGGTAGTGAGAACAATTCTTTTAAGATTATGCACTGGAACAAGTATGAAGAATGCTTAATCAGATGTGATGATGACAG GTTTGAGCTGGATATGCTTTTAAAACTCGTTACTGTAACTGCTAAGAGGGTGGAAATGCTGCTAAAGGTCAAGGGTGACAAAGTTGAACGAGAAAGTGATATTCCAATTGAAAACTACTTTACTT CTCAAGATTTGAGATGTATAGAACTGTTATATGATGAATATGGACTGGATTTTATTGATGCTGTACGTGAGAATGTGAGTTCTGCATTGCCTGTAATACTGAATCGTTTAAAGCAGAAGGAAGAagaaattttagaaaaactatCAGATTTTAGTGAAGTTTGGACTGAAGCTCAAGCCACAAACCATCTGAGATCACTTGATCATCGTAGTTTCTATTTTAAGCAGCAAGATCCAAAGACCCTGAGTTCAAAAG CTTTGTTGGCAGAATGTAAACAAGTAAATGAGATGGACGATAATATGCTTCTTGATAGAATTGCTGGAGGACACTTCATCCCAGTGGTTTTTGAGTATACAGATGCAGAAATACATGATGTTCTGTACAAGATCATTGAATTATCATGCCATGCGAATTGCACCTTAGAGGGTGAACTCGACAAGGTCATGAATATATGGACAACCTTTTTTGAGCCAATGTTCGGGGTTTTTTGGCAGCTTCAGGACACTGAAAgtaacaaagaaaacaaaaaacatgATTACAGAAGTACCTTGTCATCCTCAGGGCAATGTTCTGGTGGTTCTGATGCTGAAGTTGCATATGAAAGTCTCATATCTGGTCATACTTCAAATCTGTCAGTCATCTGTACTCAGATTGCCAAAGAACAACATGAGAATTTTGAG GGGGGCCAGAATCAGGAATCTGTTGTTGACAGAACTTGTGGTGACCCAATAAGATTTAATGACAAAGTTCATCAATACAATGAAGTTTCTGCAATCTGTAACAATGAAGATGAGAAAGAAGAGGGCGAGTTATCACCTGAAGTATATTTTGAAGAGAATATAGTTGTGGATTCTGAGGGTATTGTGATGGACAAATTGGTTGACAATGGTACAGAAGGAAGACAATTTCAATTAGGTCCTGGAGCACTGACAGTGGATTTTGTGGTAGATGCAGAAGCACAAGTGAATGGTGATGCTGAAAACGAGGGCATTGAGAGTGCATCAGGGCCTTTTAACGACAGCCCAAATGCACATGAGGCAGTTGTAGATGCTTCACACGGCCAATGTGATGACAATGATGTTCAGGAATCCTCTCATGATAATGAGGAAGAGGATGAGATAGATCATGATGCCAAGGGTGGAAGTGTACAGGTTGACAAGATGTCTGATGATGCTGATAATTTTCAGGGAGAGGGAACAAACTTACCATTTTCAGCTTGTCAGTTGAAAACATCGAAACCTCTTACTGAGCATGCACCTAGATTGTTACATAATGAAGATAGGCAAACAAGGATCTTCTATGGCAGTACTTCATTTTATTTGCTTCTTAAAATCCATCAG ATTTTGTATAAGAGAATACTCTCTGCTAAGACAAATTCATTAGCAGCAGAAATACGGTCCAGTAATCAGGACAATGCaaatcatcataatcaatatgcaAG ATTTAAGGATGCACTTTACAGTTATCTCGGTGGTCTTACTGACAAATCGAATTTTGAAGATGACTGCCTTGCTTTTGTTGGACCTCAGTCATATATACTTTCTACATTGGATATCTTGGTACATAAACTTGTCAAACAG CTGAAAGCAGTTGCAATAAGCGAGACAAACAATAAGTTTCTTCAGCTCTATGCATATGAAAAACAAAGAGGACCTGGGAGATTTGATGACCTGGTTTATCTCCAAAATGCTCGTGTCATTAATAATGCGGACTTATTCCGATTTGAATGT TCCTTCAACCCCACACGGATATCCATACAGCTTTTGGAACATCCCAATGATGAAACTGAAGCAAATGTAGTTCCTTCAAACCCTGATTTTGCAGCTTACTTTTATAGTGGTTTTCTTCAAAATATTTCAGATGAGAAGGGAACATATAAAGGTTTTCTTCGgag GAATATTCGCAACTTTCACAAGTATCACAAGTGTAATTGTGATGGACATTGTGCTACCTGCGAGCCCATGGAAAGGATTCAAGTCACCAATGGTCTGCAATGCCGAATACTAAATTCATTTAAG ATTCTCTACGTGATGGGCACAGAAGACTTGCTGTTCCGCAAGGAAAAGAGAAATAGATTTGCATATGAGCCAAAGAGATTTGATTTGTAA
- the LOC135643076 gene encoding paired amphipathic helix protein Sin3-like 5 isoform X1 has protein sequence MEGSGDDPDHSVERRKRKRKPTGSPADDFRSKQHRGAAMTSPSADRRKVSCDDALEFLVALKEGLDPDKYEEFLDTVVDMKEQSSAVHDTVERLKELLRISGLPESALAFDVFVPKGWDAPAPSVSEKKPDYRDALAHVRRVRSRFSNNEAKYTSFLDIFRMHLTDRKPMDQVHEEVMALFQGHDDLLEEYSFFFNHGSERKRYGIVSSSRPFSPQDEERPTNSNDAPAGEKEGRLSLYADCHLSNLEHSKSQKYVERHSVVGKDQRGSSKMCMVQKETHKNLNNLLPVQKPSQRFDHCVAEPPHKGHRARLVDEEEIPMDMDHEGDGLQEKLSESDRIRDTKRLFGGSSVLKDKDPCKNNLFGDDDECDHGKGYLKPDTSKCHRSAPGYVILPDHCHILPPSYMSEIGSAVLNDSLVCMTSGSENNSFKIMHWNKYEECLIRCDDDRFELDMLLKLVTVTAKRVEMLLKVKGDKVERESDIPIENYFTSQDLRCIELLYDEYGLDFIDAVRENVSSALPVILNRLKQKEEEILEKLSDFSEVWTEAQATNHLRSLDHRSFYFKQQDPKTLSSKALLAECKQVNEMDDNMLLDRIAGGHFIPVVFEYTDAEIHDVLYKIIELSCHANCTLEGELDKVMNIWTTFFEPMFGVFWQLQDTESNKENKKHDYRSTLSSSGQCSGGSDAEVAYESLISGHTSNLSVICTQIAKEQHENFEGGQNQESVVDRTCGDPIRFNDKVHQYNEVSAICNNEDEKEEGELSPEVYFEENIVVDSEGIVMDKLVDNGTEGRQFQLGPGALTVDFVVDAEAQVNGDAENEGIESASGPFNDSPNAHEAVVDASHGQCDDNDVQESSHDNEEEDEIDHDAKGGSVQVDKMSDDADNFQGEGTNLPFSACQLKTSKPLTEHAPRLLHNEDRQTRIFYGSTSFYLLLKIHQILYKRILSAKTNSLAAEIRSSNQDNANHHNQYARFKDALYSYLGGLTDKSNFEDDCLAFVGPQSYILSTLDILVHKLVKQLKAVAISETNNKFLQLYAYEKQRGPGRFDDLVYLQNARVINNADLFRFECSFNPTRISIQLLEHPNDETEANVVPSNPDFAAYFYSGFLQNISDEKGTYKGFLRRNIRNFHKYHKCNCDGHCATCEPMERIQVTNGLQCRILNSFKILYVMGTEDLLFRKEKRNRFAYEPKRFDL, from the exons ATGGAAGGGAGTGGGGACGATCCCGATCATTCCGTCGAGCGGCGGAAGCGGAAGCGGAAGCCGACGGGATCCCCTGCGGACGATTT CAGATCGAAGCAACACCGCGGTGCCGCTATGACAAGCCCCAGCGCTGATCGCCGGAAAGTGAGTTGCGACGATGCCCTAGAGTTTTTGGTGGCGTTGAAGGAAGGTCTTGATCCTGACAAGTACGAGGAGTTTCTTGATACCGTGGTGGATATGAAAGAACAAAG TTCCGCTGTACATGATACCGTGGAAAGACTGAAGGAGTTACTCAGGATTTCAGGGCTCCCTGAGTCGGCCCTTGCCTTCGACGTCTTTGTGCCCAAGGGTTGGGATGCACCTGCCCCTTCCGTTTCTGAAAAGAAGCCCGATTACCGAGATGCCCTAGCTCATGTTCGCAGAGTACGG AGTCGTTTCTCAAACAATGAGGCGAAGTATACGTCGTTCTTGGATATTTTCAGAATGCATCTAACAGATCGCAAGCCCATGGACCAAGTACACGAAGAG GTAATGGCGCTTTTTCAAGGCCATGATGACTTGCTTGAAGAGTATAGTTTCTTTTTTAATCATGGTTCAGAAAGAAAGCGTTATGGTATTGTGTCGTCTAGCAGGCCTTTCAGTCCCCAGGATGAAGAAAGGCCAACAAATTCTAATGATGCTCCTGCCGGAGAg AAGGAAGGCCGTCTCAGTTTGTATGCTGATTGTCACTTGAGCAACTTAGAGCACAGCAAGAGTCAAAAATACGTTGAGAGACATTCTGTGGTGGGTAAGGACCAAAGAGGCTCAAGCAAGATGTGCATGGTGCAAAAGGAGACTCATAAGAACTTGAACAATTTACTGCCAGTGCAAAAGCCTTCTCAAAGGTTTGATCACTGTGTGGCTGAGCCACCGCATAAAG GCCATCGAGCTAGACTAGTTGATGAAGAAGAGATACCAATGGACATGGATCATGAAGGAGATGGTTTGCAGGAAAAATTGTCTGAGAGTGATAGGATTAGAGATACAAAAAGGCTCTTTGGAGGTAGTTCTGTTTTAAAAGACAAAGATCCTTGTAAAAACAATCTGTTTGGAGATGATGATGAATGTGATCATGGAAAAGGATATTTAAAGCCTGATACCTCAAAATGTCACCGTTCTGCTCCTGGTTATGTCATTCTCCCCGATCAT TGTCATATACTGCCGCCAAGCTACATGAGTGAAATTGGTTCGGCTGTCTTGAATGACTCTCTGGTATGCATGACATCAGGTAGTGAGAACAATTCTTTTAAGATTATGCACTGGAACAAGTATGAAGAATGCTTAATCAGATGTGATGATGACAG GTTTGAGCTGGATATGCTTTTAAAACTCGTTACTGTAACTGCTAAGAGGGTGGAAATGCTGCTAAAGGTCAAGGGTGACAAAGTTGAACGAGAAAGTGATATTCCAATTGAAAACTACTTTACTT CTCAAGATTTGAGATGTATAGAACTGTTATATGATGAATATGGACTGGATTTTATTGATGCTGTACGTGAGAATGTGAGTTCTGCATTGCCTGTAATACTGAATCGTTTAAAGCAGAAGGAAGAagaaattttagaaaaactatCAGATTTTAGTGAAGTTTGGACTGAAGCTCAAGCCACAAACCATCTGAGATCACTTGATCATCGTAGTTTCTATTTTAAGCAGCAAGATCCAAAGACCCTGAGTTCAAAAG CTTTGTTGGCAGAATGTAAACAAGTAAATGAGATGGACGATAATATGCTTCTTGATAGAATTGCTGGAGGACACTTCATCCCAGTGGTTTTTGAGTATACAGATGCAGAAATACATGATGTTCTGTACAAGATCATTGAATTATCATGCCATGCGAATTGCACCTTAGAGGGTGAACTCGACAAGGTCATGAATATATGGACAACCTTTTTTGAGCCAATGTTCGGGGTTTTTTGGCAGCTTCAGGACACTGAAAgtaacaaagaaaacaaaaaacatgATTACAGAAGTACCTTGTCATCCTCAGGGCAATGTTCTGGTGGTTCTGATGCTGAAGTTGCATATGAAAGTCTCATATCTGGTCATACTTCAAATCTGTCAGTCATCTGTACTCAGATTGCCAAAGAACAACATGAGAATTTTGAG GGGGGCCAGAATCAGGAATCTGTTGTTGACAGAACTTGTGGTGACCCAATAAGATTTAATGACAAAGTTCATCAATACAATGAAGTTTCTGCAATCTGTAACAATGAAGATGAGAAAGAAGAGGGCGAGTTATCACCTGAAGTATATTTTGAAGAGAATATAGTTGTGGATTCTGAGGGTATTGTGATGGACAAATTGGTTGACAATGGTACAGAAGGAAGACAATTTCAATTAGGTCCTGGAGCACTGACAGTGGATTTTGTGGTAGATGCAGAAGCACAAGTGAATGGTGATGCTGAAAACGAGGGCATTGAGAGTGCATCAGGGCCTTTTAACGACAGCCCAAATGCACATGAGGCAGTTGTAGATGCTTCACACGGCCAATGTGATGACAATGATGTTCAGGAATCCTCTCATGATAATGAGGAAGAGGATGAGATAGATCATGATGCCAAGGGTGGAAGTGTACAGGTTGACAAGATGTCTGATGATGCTGATAATTTTCAGGGAGAGGGAACAAACTTACCATTTTCAGCTTGTCAGTTGAAAACATCGAAACCTCTTACTGAGCATGCACCTAGATTGTTACATAATGAAGATAGGCAAACAAGGATCTTCTATGGCAGTACTTCATTTTATTTGCTTCTTAAAATCCATCAG ATTTTGTATAAGAGAATACTCTCTGCTAAGACAAATTCATTAGCAGCAGAAATACGGTCCAGTAATCAGGACAATGCaaatcatcataatcaatatgcaAG ATTTAAGGATGCACTTTACAGTTATCTCGGTGGTCTTACTGACAAATCGAATTTTGAAGATGACTGCCTTGCTTTTGTTGGACCTCAGTCATATATACTTTCTACATTGGATATCTTGGTACATAAACTTGTCAAACAG CTGAAAGCAGTTGCAATAAGCGAGACAAACAATAAGTTTCTTCAGCTCTATGCATATGAAAAACAAAGAGGACCTGGGAGATTTGATGACCTGGTTTATCTCCAAAATGCTCGTGTCATTAATAATGCGGACTTATTCCGATTTGAATGT TCCTTCAACCCCACACGGATATCCATACAGCTTTTGGAACATCCCAATGATGAAACTGAAGCAAATGTAGTTCCTTCAAACCCTGATTTTGCAGCTTACTTTTATAGTGGTTTTCTTCAAAATATTTCAGATGAGAAGGGAACATATAAAGGTTTTCTTCGgag GAATATTCGCAACTTTCACAAGTATCACAAGTGTAATTGTGATGGACATTGTGCTACCTGCGAGCCCATGGAAAGGATTCAAGTCACCAATGGTCTGCAATGCCGAATACTAAATTCATTTAAG ATTCTCTACGTGATGGGCACAGAAGACTTGCTGTTCCGCAAGGAAAAGAGAAATAGATTTGCATATGAGCCAAAGAGATTTGATTTGTAA